The following coding sequences lie in one Apium graveolens cultivar Ventura chromosome 1, ASM990537v1, whole genome shotgun sequence genomic window:
- the LOC141668848 gene encoding uncharacterized protein LOC141668848 isoform X1 — protein sequence MAQLKKSILPLFILAISLFSLIIFSLYPSSPQSLPLKSFTPHLQTPPQTFTLTIKLLTYNRLHSLSRCLSSLSSAHYDSNKVNLHIYIDHFANGSSDLDQKLNGSHQILDFVDGFVWKFGDKIVHYRTQNVGLQAQWLESWWPSDDNEFAFVVEDDLELSPLYYRFLKGLILEYYYNGSNYSPWIYGASLQRPRFVPGKHGNKIQLDGGTRLFLYQLVGTWGQLLFPRPWKEFRLWYDIHKTKGIKPYLEGMVTTGWYRKLGDKIWTPWFIKFIHARGYFNIYTNFLGDRALSVSHRDAGVNYGKSAGPDSYLLDESSLDFNLLEMQPLSDLKWYDFCFREVLPGRVIEHVDELGSVLNSVHKSKTIILVSLYEISEELIRNLLCHFERLNILNYVFVGPDSSFLHDLARRGHPVIDTNKFYNSIKARKSIDFRESGLELVKDIYVKSYVIKKSLELGYNSWLVVGYTVPYSSESFVDSYTRSCDFFISKDKIIFFVRSSSSAQKFWVDQVIAKLGKMSNRDYSARRALGFMYVLDDVLENKITKFGFGVDTKDNAVEKNVFWFPEKGPDLLQKELQNSSMWLVDDNLSCNAVVCHQS from the exons ATGGCACAACTCAAAAAAAGCATCCTCCCACTCTTCATCCTCGCcatctctctcttctctctcatcaTCTTCTCTCTCTACCCTTCCTCTCCCCAATCTCTCCCTCTCAAATCCTTTACCCCCCATCTCCAAACTCCCCCCCAAACCTTCACTCTCACCATCAAACTCCTCACGTACAATCGCCTCCACTCTCTCTCTCGCTGCCTCTCATCTCTCTCCTCCGCTCACTACGACTCCAACAAAGTTAATCTTCACATCTACATTGACCATTTCGCAAATGGGTCGTCAGATTTGGATCAAAAACTAAATGGGTCACATCAAATTTTGGATTTTGTTGATGGGTTTGTGTGGAAATTTGGGGACAAGATTGTGCATTATAGGACTCAAAATGTGGGATTACAAGCTCAATGGCTTGAATCTTGGTGGCCTAGTGATGATAATGAGTTTGCGTTTGTTGTCGAAGATGATCTCGAGCTTTCGCCTTTGTATTATAGGTTTTTGAAAGGTTTGATTCTTGAGTATTATTATAATGGGTCTAATTATAGTCCGTGGATTTACGGAGCTTCGTTGCAGCGACCAAGGTTCGTTCCAG GTAAACATGGAAATAAAATTCAATTGGATGGGGGAACACGCCTTTTCTTGTACCAGCTGGTGGGTACCTGGGGACAACTACTATTTCCGAGGCCCTGGAAAGAGTTCCGCTTGTGGTATGATATCCACAAGACTAAGGGAATTAAACCATATCTTGAGGGTATG GTGACGACAGGATGGTATAGAAAGTTGGGAGATAAAATATGGACACCCTGGTTTATTAAATTTATCCATGCTCGTggttattttaatatatatacaaacTTTTTGGGTGACAGAGCACTCAGTGTATCTCACAGGGATGCTGGTGTCAATTATGGGAAATCGGCTGGGCCAGATTCATATTTACTTGATGAAAGTTCTCTTGACTTCAATCTCTTGGAGATGCAGCCTCTGAGTGATTTGAAGTGGTATGATTTTTGTTTCCGAGAAGTTCTTCCTGGTAGAGTTATTGAACATGTTGACGAACTTGGCTCTGTTCTTAACTCTGTGCACAAATCAAAAACAATTATTCTTGTGAGCCTATATGAAATATCGGAGGAACTTATTAGAAACTTGCTCTGCCATTTTGAACGACtaaatatcttgaactatgtcTTTGTGGGTCCGGACTCTAGTTTCTTGCACGATCTTGCAAGAAGAGGGCATCCCGTTATAGATACAAACAAATTCTATAATAGCATTAAAGCTCGCAAATCGATAGATTTTCGAGAATCTGGATTGGAGCTAGTGAAGGATATTTATGTAAAGTCTTACGTAATTAAGAAATCCTTGGAGCTTGGGTATAATTCCTGGTTGGTGGTAGGATACACTGTTCCATATAGCAGCGAGTCGTTTGTCGATTCTTACACTCGGTCTTGCGACTTTTTTATTAGCAAAGacaaaattattttctttgtCAGAAGTTCATCTTCAGCACAGAAATTTTGGGTTGATCAAGTTATTGCAAAACTTGGAAAAATGTCAAATAGAGATTACTCAGCCAGGAGGGCCTTGGGGTTCATGTATGTTCTGGATGATGTACTGGAGAACAAGATTACTAAGTTTGGTTTTGGTGTAGACACCAAAGACAATGCTGTTGAAAAGAATGTCTTTTGGTTTCCGGAAAAGGGTCCGGATTTACTTCAGAAAGAACTTCAAAATTCAAGTATGTGGCTAGTTGATGACAATCTATCGTGCAATGCAGTAGTTTGTCACCAGTCATAG
- the LOC141668848 gene encoding uncharacterized protein LOC141668848 isoform X3, producing the protein MGLIIVRGFTELRCSDQGKHGNKIQLDGGTRLFLYQLVGTWGQLLFPRPWKEFRLWYDIHKTKGIKPYLEGMVTTGWYRKLGDKIWTPWFIKFIHARGYFNIYTNFLGDRALSVSHRDAGVNYGKSAGPDSYLLDESSLDFNLLEMQPLSDLKWYDFCFREVLPGRVIEHVDELGSVLNSVHKSKTIILVSLYEISEELIRNLLCHFERLNILNYVFVGPDSSFLHDLARRGHPVIDTNKFYNSIKARKSIDFRESGLELVKDIYVKSYVIKKSLELGYNSWLVVGYTVPYSSESFVDSYTRSCDFFISKDKIIFFVRSSSSAQKFWVDQVIAKLGKMSNRDYSARRALGFMYVLDDVLENKITKFGFGVDTKDNAVEKNVFWFPEKGPDLLQKELQNSSMWLVDDNLSCNAVVCHQS; encoded by the exons ATGGGTCTAATTATAGTCCGTGGATTTACGGAGCTTCGTTGCAGCGACCAAG GTAAACATGGAAATAAAATTCAATTGGATGGGGGAACACGCCTTTTCTTGTACCAGCTGGTGGGTACCTGGGGACAACTACTATTTCCGAGGCCCTGGAAAGAGTTCCGCTTGTGGTATGATATCCACAAGACTAAGGGAATTAAACCATATCTTGAGGGTATG GTGACGACAGGATGGTATAGAAAGTTGGGAGATAAAATATGGACACCCTGGTTTATTAAATTTATCCATGCTCGTggttattttaatatatatacaaacTTTTTGGGTGACAGAGCACTCAGTGTATCTCACAGGGATGCTGGTGTCAATTATGGGAAATCGGCTGGGCCAGATTCATATTTACTTGATGAAAGTTCTCTTGACTTCAATCTCTTGGAGATGCAGCCTCTGAGTGATTTGAAGTGGTATGATTTTTGTTTCCGAGAAGTTCTTCCTGGTAGAGTTATTGAACATGTTGACGAACTTGGCTCTGTTCTTAACTCTGTGCACAAATCAAAAACAATTATTCTTGTGAGCCTATATGAAATATCGGAGGAACTTATTAGAAACTTGCTCTGCCATTTTGAACGACtaaatatcttgaactatgtcTTTGTGGGTCCGGACTCTAGTTTCTTGCACGATCTTGCAAGAAGAGGGCATCCCGTTATAGATACAAACAAATTCTATAATAGCATTAAAGCTCGCAAATCGATAGATTTTCGAGAATCTGGATTGGAGCTAGTGAAGGATATTTATGTAAAGTCTTACGTAATTAAGAAATCCTTGGAGCTTGGGTATAATTCCTGGTTGGTGGTAGGATACACTGTTCCATATAGCAGCGAGTCGTTTGTCGATTCTTACACTCGGTCTTGCGACTTTTTTATTAGCAAAGacaaaattattttctttgtCAGAAGTTCATCTTCAGCACAGAAATTTTGGGTTGATCAAGTTATTGCAAAACTTGGAAAAATGTCAAATAGAGATTACTCAGCCAGGAGGGCCTTGGGGTTCATGTATGTTCTGGATGATGTACTGGAGAACAAGATTACTAAGTTTGGTTTTGGTGTAGACACCAAAGACAATGCTGTTGAAAAGAATGTCTTTTGGTTTCCGGAAAAGGGTCCGGATTTACTTCAGAAAGAACTTCAAAATTCAAGTATGTGGCTAGTTGATGACAATCTATCGTGCAATGCAGTAGTTTGTCACCAGTCATAG
- the LOC141668848 gene encoding uncharacterized protein LOC141668848 isoform X2, whose translation MGLIIVRGFTELRCSDQGSFQVNMEIKFNWMGEHAFSCTSWWVPGDNYYFRGPGKSSACGMISTRLRELNHILRVTTGWYRKLGDKIWTPWFIKFIHARGYFNIYTNFLGDRALSVSHRDAGVNYGKSAGPDSYLLDESSLDFNLLEMQPLSDLKWYDFCFREVLPGRVIEHVDELGSVLNSVHKSKTIILVSLYEISEELIRNLLCHFERLNILNYVFVGPDSSFLHDLARRGHPVIDTNKFYNSIKARKSIDFRESGLELVKDIYVKSYVIKKSLELGYNSWLVVGYTVPYSSESFVDSYTRSCDFFISKDKIIFFVRSSSSAQKFWVDQVIAKLGKMSNRDYSARRALGFMYVLDDVLENKITKFGFGVDTKDNAVEKNVFWFPEKGPDLLQKELQNSSMWLVDDNLSCNAVVCHQS comes from the exons ATGGGTCTAATTATAGTCCGTGGATTTACGGAGCTTCGTTGCAGCGACCAAGGTTCGTTCCAG GTAAACATGGAAATAAAATTCAATTGGATGGGGGAACACGCCTTTTCTTGTACCAGCTGGTGGGTACCTGGGGACAACTACTATTTCCGAGGCCCTGGAAAGAGTTCCGCTTGTGGTATGATATCCACAAGACTAAGGGAATTAAACCATATCTTGAGG GTGACGACAGGATGGTATAGAAAGTTGGGAGATAAAATATGGACACCCTGGTTTATTAAATTTATCCATGCTCGTggttattttaatatatatacaaacTTTTTGGGTGACAGAGCACTCAGTGTATCTCACAGGGATGCTGGTGTCAATTATGGGAAATCGGCTGGGCCAGATTCATATTTACTTGATGAAAGTTCTCTTGACTTCAATCTCTTGGAGATGCAGCCTCTGAGTGATTTGAAGTGGTATGATTTTTGTTTCCGAGAAGTTCTTCCTGGTAGAGTTATTGAACATGTTGACGAACTTGGCTCTGTTCTTAACTCTGTGCACAAATCAAAAACAATTATTCTTGTGAGCCTATATGAAATATCGGAGGAACTTATTAGAAACTTGCTCTGCCATTTTGAACGACtaaatatcttgaactatgtcTTTGTGGGTCCGGACTCTAGTTTCTTGCACGATCTTGCAAGAAGAGGGCATCCCGTTATAGATACAAACAAATTCTATAATAGCATTAAAGCTCGCAAATCGATAGATTTTCGAGAATCTGGATTGGAGCTAGTGAAGGATATTTATGTAAAGTCTTACGTAATTAAGAAATCCTTGGAGCTTGGGTATAATTCCTGGTTGGTGGTAGGATACACTGTTCCATATAGCAGCGAGTCGTTTGTCGATTCTTACACTCGGTCTTGCGACTTTTTTATTAGCAAAGacaaaattattttctttgtCAGAAGTTCATCTTCAGCACAGAAATTTTGGGTTGATCAAGTTATTGCAAAACTTGGAAAAATGTCAAATAGAGATTACTCAGCCAGGAGGGCCTTGGGGTTCATGTATGTTCTGGATGATGTACTGGAGAACAAGATTACTAAGTTTGGTTTTGGTGTAGACACCAAAGACAATGCTGTTGAAAAGAATGTCTTTTGGTTTCCGGAAAAGGGTCCGGATTTACTTCAGAAAGAACTTCAAAATTCAAGTATGTGGCTAGTTGATGACAATCTATCGTGCAATGCAGTAGTTTGTCACCAGTCATAG
- the LOC141668848 gene encoding uncharacterized protein LOC141668848 isoform X4 has translation MTLGKHGNKIQLDGGTRLFLYQLVGTWGQLLFPRPWKEFRLWYDIHKTKGIKPYLEGMVTTGWYRKLGDKIWTPWFIKFIHARGYFNIYTNFLGDRALSVSHRDAGVNYGKSAGPDSYLLDESSLDFNLLEMQPLSDLKWYDFCFREVLPGRVIEHVDELGSVLNSVHKSKTIILVSLYEISEELIRNLLCHFERLNILNYVFVGPDSSFLHDLARRGHPVIDTNKFYNSIKARKSIDFRESGLELVKDIYVKSYVIKKSLELGYNSWLVVGYTVPYSSESFVDSYTRSCDFFISKDKIIFFVRSSSSAQKFWVDQVIAKLGKMSNRDYSARRALGFMYVLDDVLENKITKFGFGVDTKDNAVEKNVFWFPEKGPDLLQKELQNSSMWLVDDNLSCNAVVCHQS, from the exons ATGACATTAG GTAAACATGGAAATAAAATTCAATTGGATGGGGGAACACGCCTTTTCTTGTACCAGCTGGTGGGTACCTGGGGACAACTACTATTTCCGAGGCCCTGGAAAGAGTTCCGCTTGTGGTATGATATCCACAAGACTAAGGGAATTAAACCATATCTTGAGGGTATG GTGACGACAGGATGGTATAGAAAGTTGGGAGATAAAATATGGACACCCTGGTTTATTAAATTTATCCATGCTCGTggttattttaatatatatacaaacTTTTTGGGTGACAGAGCACTCAGTGTATCTCACAGGGATGCTGGTGTCAATTATGGGAAATCGGCTGGGCCAGATTCATATTTACTTGATGAAAGTTCTCTTGACTTCAATCTCTTGGAGATGCAGCCTCTGAGTGATTTGAAGTGGTATGATTTTTGTTTCCGAGAAGTTCTTCCTGGTAGAGTTATTGAACATGTTGACGAACTTGGCTCTGTTCTTAACTCTGTGCACAAATCAAAAACAATTATTCTTGTGAGCCTATATGAAATATCGGAGGAACTTATTAGAAACTTGCTCTGCCATTTTGAACGACtaaatatcttgaactatgtcTTTGTGGGTCCGGACTCTAGTTTCTTGCACGATCTTGCAAGAAGAGGGCATCCCGTTATAGATACAAACAAATTCTATAATAGCATTAAAGCTCGCAAATCGATAGATTTTCGAGAATCTGGATTGGAGCTAGTGAAGGATATTTATGTAAAGTCTTACGTAATTAAGAAATCCTTGGAGCTTGGGTATAATTCCTGGTTGGTGGTAGGATACACTGTTCCATATAGCAGCGAGTCGTTTGTCGATTCTTACACTCGGTCTTGCGACTTTTTTATTAGCAAAGacaaaattattttctttgtCAGAAGTTCATCTTCAGCACAGAAATTTTGGGTTGATCAAGTTATTGCAAAACTTGGAAAAATGTCAAATAGAGATTACTCAGCCAGGAGGGCCTTGGGGTTCATGTATGTTCTGGATGATGTACTGGAGAACAAGATTACTAAGTTTGGTTTTGGTGTAGACACCAAAGACAATGCTGTTGAAAAGAATGTCTTTTGGTTTCCGGAAAAGGGTCCGGATTTACTTCAGAAAGAACTTCAAAATTCAAGTATGTGGCTAGTTGATGACAATCTATCGTGCAATGCAGTAGTTTGTCACCAGTCATAG
- the LOC141668837 gene encoding pentatricopeptide repeat-containing protein At1g18485-like, with the protein MLYHAPRSLRLAAITKPHFKRALHFQSRNDHFYHPSNILPICASTQSLAQTKQAHALALFHGSLPHSVSVSASLILQYAHFNTPQAFKVLFDQAVAHCKNAFLWNTLIRAYNIVGGNGVAGFDCSVLEVYNLMVRSGVCPDDYTFPFVIKMCCDYGERWKGREVHGVVFKLGFDWDVYVGNTLLLFYGNCGELGDVERVFDEMPERDVVSWNTVIGVFSGSGVCQKAVEVFLEMRLREKGNSVTFVTVLPVCGFLREFGLTRGVHCEVVKVGLDCRLMIGNALVDAYGKCGDMNGAMGVFSEMVERNAVSWNAVITSFTYGGCDRDALDFFRSMVDNGVKLDGVTISSMLPVLVELKCFAAGKEVHCFSVKLSLDSDIFVANSLIDMYAKSGHPVKAYQVFSKIKYRNVVSWNAMVANYAQNGLEIDAIEYVREMQANGQSPSSVTFTNVLPACARVGFLHAGKEIHARAVRTGSSTDLFVSNSLIDMYAKCGCLIVAQNVFDSSIRDEVSYNTLIVGYSQLSDCSKAINLFTEMGSIGMKHDSVSYMGVLSACANISAAKQGKEIHGLSVRKLFHMHLFVANSLLDFYTKCGRIDLAQKVFDHIPNKDVASWNTMILGYGMLGEFDTAINFFETMKEDGIKCDSVSYIAVLSACSHGGFVEKGKQYFNEIHGLDIGPYQTHYACMVDILGRAGLMEQAVKFIKSMPLEPDANVWGSLLGACRLHENIELGSWVAENLLKLNPEQPGYYILHSNMYAEAGRWDEADSVRKLMRSRGVKKNPGCSWV; encoded by the coding sequence ATGTTGTATCATGCTCCTCGCTCTCTGCGCTTAGCTGCCATAACCAAACCACATTTTAAACGAGCCCTCCATTTTCAATCTCGAAATGACCATTTTTATCACCCATCAAACATTCTCCCAATCTGCGCTTCCACACAATCACTTGCCCAAACTAAACAAGCCCACGCTCTAGCTCTTTTCCATGGCTCACTCCCCCACAGTGTTTCTGTCTCCGCTTCTCTCATTCTCCAGTACGCGCATTTCAATACCCCGCAAGCTTTTAAAGTTTTGTTCGATCAGGCTGTTGCGCATTGTAAAAATGCGTTTCTGTGGAACACTTTGATTCGGGCTTATAATATTGTTGGGGGTAATGGGGTTGCAGGGTTTGATTGTAGTGTGTTGGAGGTTTATAACTTGATGGTAAGGAGTGGTGTTTGTCCCGATGATTATACCTTTCCGTTTGTGATTAAAATGTGTTGTGATTATGGGGAGAGATGGAAGGGGAGAGAGGTTCATGGGGTGGTTTTTAAGTTGGGGTTTGATTGGGATGTTTATGTGGGGAATACCCTTTTGTTGTTTTATGGGAATTGTGGGGAGTTGGGGGATGTCGAGAGAGTGTTTGATGAAATGCCTGAGAGAGATGTTGTTTCGTGGAATACGGTTATTGGGGTTTTTTCGGGGAGTGGGGTGTGTCAGAAGGCAGTTGAGGTTTTTCTGGAGATGAGGTTGAGGGAGAAGGGGAATTCGGTTACGTTTGTGACTGTGTTGCCGGTTTGTGGTTTTCTCAGGGAGTTTGGGTTGACGAGGGGGGTACATTGTGAGGTTGTGAAGGTTGGTTTGGATTGTCGTTTGATGATTGGAAATGCTTTGGTTGATGCGTATGGGAAGTGTGGTGATATGAATGGGGCTATGGGAGTGTTTAGTGAAATGGTTGAAAGGAATGCTGTTTCTTGGAATGCTGTTATTACTAGTTTTACGTATGGTGGATGTGATAGAGATGCGTTGGATTTCTTTCGGTCGATGGTTGATAACGGTGTGAAACTGGATGGTGTGACCATATCTAGTATGCTACCTGTGTTGGTTGAGTTGAAATGTTTTGCTGCAGGGAAAGAAGTACATTGTTTTAGTGTGAAATTGAGTTTAGATTCGGATATATTTGTTGCCAATTCGCTAATAGATATGTATGCGAAATCTGGGCATCCAGTTAAGGCATATCAAGTGTTTAGCAAGATTAAATATCGAAATGTTGTCTCGTGGAATGCCATGGTTGCAAACTATGCTCAAAATGGGCTTGAGATAGATGCAATAGAATATGTGAGAGAAATGCAGGCCAATGGACAAAGCCCCAGCTCTGTTACCTTTACGAACGTTCTTCCTGCCTGTGCACGAGTGGGGTTTCTTCATGCAGGAAAAGAGATTCATGCTAGGGCAGTGAGAACAGGGTCTTCTACTGATCTATTTGTTTCAAATTCTTTAATAGATATGTACGCCAAATGTGGATGCCTTATTGTAGCACAAAATGTTTTTGACAGCTCTATTAGAGATGAAGTATCATACAATACTTTAATCGTAGGCTATTCTCAGTTAAGTGATTGCTCGAAAGCAATAAATTTATTCACAGAAATGGGGTCAATAGGGATGAAGCACGATAGTGTTTCCTATATGGGAGTTCTCTCAGCTTGTGCCAACATTTCTGCTGCTAAGCAAGGAAAGGAAATCCATGGTTTATCGGTAAGAAAGCTGTTTCATATGCATTTGTTTGTTGCGAACTCGCTTCTCGACTTTTACACTAAATGTGGAAGAATTGATCTTGCTCAAAAGGTTTTCGATCATATTCCTAATAAGGATGTAGCCTCATGGAATACAATGATTCTAGGGTATGGGATGCTAGGTGAATTTGATACCGCAATCAATTTTTTCGAGACCATGAAAGAAGATGGCATAAAATGTGATTCAGTTTCCTATATCGCAGTTTTATCTGCCTGTAGTCATGGAGGATTTGTGGAGAAAGGAAAGCAGTACTTCAACGAGATCCATGGTCTGGATATTGGACCATACCAAACACACTATGCTTGTATGGTCGACATTCTTGGTCGAGCTGGCCTTATGGAACAGGCAGTAAAGTTTATAAAAAGCATGCCACTTGAACCAGATGCCAATGTATGGGGTTCTCTGCTTGGGGCATGCCGGCTTCATGAAAATATTGAGTTGGGATCCTGGGTTGCAGAGAATTTACTTAAGCTAAATCCGGAGCAACCTGGATATTACATACTTCATTCAAACATGTATGCGGAAGCAGGAAGATGGGATGAGGCAGATAGTGTAAGAAAGTTAATGAGATCAAGGGGAGTAAAGAAAAACCCAGGCTGCAGTTGGGTTTAA